One part of the Vibrio hyugaensis genome encodes these proteins:
- a CDS encoding DUF6482 family protein, translating to MSMPLSKLEKFFYIDKLVIHSLDLALYQVSVLVDGEEHFVTDDKGKFLRAHSILDLQKQCRNLKAKKQVLRQQSAYDEMVGQSSKDGTNELEVPLRDNQLY from the coding sequence ATGTCTATGCCACTCAGTAAATTGGAAAAATTCTTCTACATCGACAAGCTTGTTATCCACTCTCTCGATCTCGCTTTGTATCAAGTATCCGTCTTAGTCGATGGAGAGGAACACTTTGTCACCGACGATAAAGGCAAGTTTTTAAGAGCGCATTCGATACTGGATTTACAAAAGCAGTGTCGTAACTTAAAAGCGAAAAAGCAGGTGCTTCGCCAACAAAGTGCCTATGACGAAATGGTTGGGCAGTCATCCAAAGATGGTACTAATGAATTAGAAGTTCCTCTGCGTGATAATCAGCTTTACTGA